gaataaatttatcatataaattaatatatatttttgaatacaCCGACAAATTTTGTCagaaatataatattttgataaacaCTATTAAACATAAgagctttttttatttaagttcattatttttttttttataagatgCTTATTTAAAAACGATATTAGTATTTTGATGTTATATGCacaaaacaattaaaataaaaatatcttgataatattaaaaatttatgtgaataaattattatatttattttttaaaaattattattattttatttatagaatttttaagataaaaatttcgtttttttttgtaaatttctGTTTCATCGGGTATCTAATTATCCGAATGGAACCAATTCATTTttaatcggtttggtttggtttagaTACATAcacaaaaatacataaattcaaatcaaatcgaACCAACTACAATTTAATTTGTTCAGTTCTAATTTCATTCTAAATACGAACCAATCTGACCCATACTCACTCCTAATTcctattataaaatatacatatcCTTATGAAAGATTGAAagaacactacaagaaaatcgGCAGATAGCGGCGGTTATTTAGTAGCGGTTTTATTAAACCGCTGCTAAATACAATATGCCAGCAGTTCTTGTAGCGGTTTTACGAGACGCTACCAAATGATCATATTTTGCAGCTCTTTTTTGATAACCGCTGCAAAATGTACCTGTTTTGTAGCGGTTTTTGTAGCGGTTTGCAGGGACGCTGCTAAATGTCCAGTTGTTGACTACATTGTTACTCGTTTTGCAGCGATTTTTTCCAACAGCTGCAATATTCTTTGtaacttgaattttttttgtataaacatTATTGCCTTCTTATAACTGTTCTAATCCtcgctatttttttaaatgaaaaaataaggTTCAAATACTGCAACTTAATTAAtgcattaaataaattttcaattttgtgttacataaaaaataattcattaattaaaaataattatacatgAATAACTAAAACCGAATTTACGAATCAGGTTTTCTCTTGTAGTATCAGCCATTTTGAGTTTGTATTTAACCATAACTGGTAACATAAAAATCAAGTGAACATCCGATTTCATATACTCAAAACAAAGTTCAATGGAGCATAAAAATCAGAATTACTAAAGTAGACAAATAAGTTTTGAGTCAAAATTTCTCATCAACATCGTATTGACCTGGCCAGAAATACTCTGTCAAAAAAGCATGGCAGTGACGTGATAACGGATCTGATAAGTCATCTCCAAACCATGGCATCTTGTTCAGATCGAAACCCCTTTTTGCAGCATGTACGGCATCATCTCTGTGTTGGGTGTTTAAAGTTTCATTGCCTTCTTCTGGAACCCTATTAAGCTCAACATCCCTGGAGATGTCATATCCACCAGAGGAGATAGCATTTAAATCGTCTTCTGAATCAGTGTCTGCTCCATCTAGAGTGTCAGCAACTATTTCCCCCGAATATTCAACTGACACTGAATATATGAACATGCAACCAACAACATATTAATCTACTTAAAAGATAATGATAACTTCCAAGTCATTCTATTtattaaggaaaaaaaattttggaattaTGGAAAGAGTActttcaaaattaacaaatacaaaattaacTATTACCGTCTCCTTCGTCAGTAGTTTGGACAGATTTCTTGGAAAGAATCTCTCTAATAGCACGTTCTATATACTTTAATTCCTCTTTGGAAGCAATCTCCAACTCAACCCCATGCGAGTTATTAAAGTGCATCTGCACCATAATATAATGTATAGTTGATGGTCTATTTTGTAAAGCATATTGTGTCTCTGTAATTCATTTTTTGTGCTAGAAATTTATTTTCAACCTTTAATTCAGCAAGTATGTCTGCAGATGTCCTACCCGCTACAAATGTCACAAAAACATAGCCAAATTTCTTCTCGTACCTTGATCCCCATTCATGAAGTTCCTACAAATTTTAGCATGAACGGAACAACTACTTCTGGTTAAATGTCATAAGCATATAGCAACTTAAAAtacttatttttcaaataatctttaactcaagtgtttaagggtacGGCTAATGAACATACCTGCACAGTAGCTTCGTTCGCCGTTTCCAAGTATTCATTAGAACAAGATCGACCTGATAAAGCCTCCAACCAAGACCTAACATTCAACTTACGGGACCATATGTCTCTGGCAACCGTAATTGCATGTTCCAATGAAGAGAATGGAGAGGCCAAAGCCATTTTGTTAGCGAATGTTGTGCATGCACAGCATGATGAAAAACCTCCGTTTTCATTTCTCCTGTTACAACaccattttatattaaaataatttttcaatgatAACAATATTGTAATTCAAGATAATTTACTCGATGTCATAATTTTCTTTATTGGAGGTTAAGAACAATAACAATGATGATGAGAACAACAAAGCCTTGACAACTAACTTTTAGAAGCAAAAATCATTGGAAGAAATGAGGAACTGGTGGCATTCATGAAAATCAACTTGAAATGAAAACTTAATTCAAATACGAAAACACAGATAGTAATGTAACCAGCAAACTGTGCACATCATAAACACTGTTAAACTTATCAAACACACACAGATACTCTGAAAATGCTGCACATGTTTTGCCATATTTTCACTATGGCACATAATCTATGTTATCAGAACCATCTGCTACTGGGTCTTCTACATCATCTCTTGTCAACTGTAAATCACTGATGTCACCTGCTGCTGACATGTTCAACCCGGGCTGAGGAGAAAAAGCAGCTTCAACATCCTCATTCTCTCCTCCCATGTCATACAAGTCTCGTGGTTTTACATGAACCACTACACTCCATTCTTGATCTACTTCATCACGTACATAGTACACGTGCTGAGCTTCTGATGCCAATATGTACGGTTCATCCTCTTCTCGATCACCGGTGTGAATTGGACGAGTGAAATTAACGCTGATAAGGCCCAGATGGTCTTCTTTGATTCCTCTACTCGTAGTTGTATCAGCCCAAATACATTTGAACAAAACCACTGTGAAATGGCAGCTGTAGTTCAGTTCGATTATGTCCACAATTTTTCCATAATATGGAACACTACCAACAGCCACTCTGTTGTCATGCATGCTGGCATAACTTCTTGTATTTGATGAGACATAAACTCCACTATTTTGTGTTTTCAGCCCGTCTTCCTTTGTGATGGTTCTAAATTTGTACCCATTGACGTTGTATGCCCCAAACCGTCTTGCCTGAAGCATGGGACCACATGCTAGCAACTTCGTTTCTTGAGAATGTACAGTACTGTCCATTGGAACCTAGCACCATAAATTAGAGTTTGTTTGTATAAAAAATTGGAATTTACAATTTATAATTCTAGGGCACAAATAAGTTGGTCAGGTTAAATTCCTACGAACCTCACGCTTGAACCGGCGAGAAAATTCTGCATGCACAACACGGTCTATCTTAGATTGCGACCTTGTTTGATCCCGTAATTTTCGCTTGGTTTCTGACCTAAATTTACTTTACGACATAACAAGAAATTAGTCTAATGACTGAGTGTTTGAAATTG
This sequence is a window from Arachis duranensis cultivar V14167 chromosome 2, aradu.V14167.gnm2.J7QH, whole genome shotgun sequence. Protein-coding genes within it:
- the LOC107475816 gene encoding uric acid degradation bifunctional protein TTL-like codes for the protein MALASPFSSLEHAITVARDIWSRKLNVRSWLEALSGRSCSNEYLETANEATVQELHEWGSRYEKKFGYVFVTFVAGRTSADILAELKMHFNNSHGVELEIASKEELKYIERAIREILSKKSVQTTDEGDVSVEYSGEIVADTLDGADTDSEDDLNAISSGGYDISRDVELNRVPEEGNETLNTQHRDDAVHAAKRGFDLNKMPWFGDDLSDPLSRHCHAFLTEYFWPGQYDVDEKF